In the genome of Dehalobacter sp., one region contains:
- a CDS encoding iron-containing alcohol dehydrogenase — protein MNSRPFRVPSTIHFGINAVNEAGTEARYLGAQKALLITDKVLASTGTIDPVINSLKEAGIHTVIYDGVNSEPTTIHVQEGLDLFLKSNCDILVACGGGSPVDVAKAVRILVTNKGEVEDYMGFNKIKNPGVPLIAIPTTAGTGSEATMVTIITETSRDVKMLIGSPFLLPTVALVDPMLTLKMPRGLTAATGLDALTHAIEAYVSVKAQPMTDIIAISAIRRISKFLPQAWANPENLTARSETMLGALQAGIAFSNSSVGLVHGMSRPIGANFHVPHGVSNAALLGVVMEFSLLGAPDRYADVAEALGINLKGLTQMEAAQAGSETVTKMIQMLEIPSLSQLGISREKLDSVVSKMADDAIESGSPANNPRKATKEEIVKLYYSAL, from the coding sequence ATGAACAGTCGGCCATTTCGAGTTCCATCTACAATTCATTTCGGTATCAATGCCGTCAATGAGGCCGGTACTGAGGCGAGATATCTCGGCGCACAAAAAGCTCTTCTGATAACCGACAAGGTTTTGGCATCTACCGGGACCATAGACCCTGTTATTAATTCTCTCAAGGAGGCTGGGATCCACACCGTGATTTATGATGGGGTCAATTCGGAGCCGACGACTATCCATGTTCAGGAAGGATTAGACCTTTTCCTGAAGAGTAATTGTGACATCCTGGTAGCCTGCGGCGGCGGTAGCCCTGTTGATGTAGCGAAAGCTGTAAGGATATTGGTGACCAATAAAGGCGAGGTAGAGGACTATATGGGATTCAATAAAATTAAAAATCCCGGCGTCCCGCTTATCGCGATACCCACAACAGCTGGGACCGGCAGTGAAGCCACTATGGTTACCATTATTACTGAGACCTCCCGAGACGTTAAAATGCTTATTGGAAGTCCTTTTCTCTTACCCACGGTTGCGCTGGTTGACCCTATGCTTACTTTGAAAATGCCTCGTGGTTTGACAGCAGCAACCGGACTTGACGCCTTAACTCATGCAATAGAGGCGTATGTGTCGGTAAAGGCCCAACCAATGACAGACATTATAGCAATCTCAGCAATAAGAAGAATTAGCAAATTTCTGCCCCAAGCTTGGGCTAATCCAGAGAATCTGACTGCAAGATCGGAAACCATGCTGGGTGCTCTTCAGGCGGGAATTGCCTTTTCTAATTCTTCCGTGGGCCTTGTGCATGGTATGTCGCGGCCCATTGGTGCCAATTTTCATGTCCCTCATGGAGTGTCCAACGCTGCTCTTCTTGGTGTTGTCATGGAATTTTCACTTTTGGGTGCACCTGATCGTTACGCTGATGTTGCTGAAGCACTAGGTATCAACCTGAAAGGTCTGACTCAAATGGAGGCAGCACAGGCAGGTTCTGAAACTGTTACGAAAATGATTCAAATGCTTGAAATTCCATCTTTGTCTCAGTTGGGCATAAGTCGTGAAAAACTTGATAGTGTTGTTTCCAAGATGGCAGATGATGCTATTGAAAGTGGTAGCCCTGCAAATAATCCACGTAAAGCTACGAAAGAAGAAATAGTCAAACTTTATTACTCCGCATTATGA
- a CDS encoding FadR family transcriptional regulator, translating into MFLATSNNKLTSQIVTQVRHAILSGKLLPGQRLPAEKDLLLQFGVSKHTLREALRALESMGFIEIRQGAGGGPVVNEIDMKNTRDMIASFLFFKKVSVRDLCDVRKIFEPYIAKLAVERFNSNDIEMMKSLHDIYKKNLIRKKPGIKEEVAFHTKLANASGNPVIVLILDFVNSLLTDIKGHLKPGPNFSEKVVTAHQAILDAIMSRDGQAAAECMYRHACEVEEDLMELLAHKSPDS; encoded by the coding sequence ATGTTCCTCGCAACTTCAAACAATAAATTGACTTCTCAAATAGTTACTCAGGTACGTCATGCTATCCTGAGCGGCAAACTGCTGCCCGGTCAGAGACTTCCTGCAGAGAAAGATCTGCTTCTACAGTTCGGGGTAAGCAAGCATACTTTGCGAGAAGCATTACGGGCACTAGAGTCCATGGGTTTTATTGAGATTCGTCAAGGGGCAGGTGGCGGGCCAGTTGTCAATGAAATCGACATGAAAAACACTCGGGACATGATCGCTAGTTTTTTATTCTTCAAAAAAGTTTCTGTCCGGGACCTCTGTGATGTACGGAAGATTTTCGAGCCGTATATTGCAAAGTTAGCCGTCGAGCGATTCAATTCTAACGATATTGAGATGATGAAATCTTTGCACGATATCTATAAAAAAAATCTGATTCGGAAAAAGCCTGGCATCAAAGAAGAGGTTGCCTTCCATACAAAACTCGCTAATGCAAGCGGTAACCCAGTGATTGTCCTAATCCTCGACTTTGTGAACAGTTTGCTGACCGACATCAAGGGGCACCTCAAGCCGGGGCCGAATTTTTCAGAAAAAGTGGTGACAGCTCATCAAGCAATTTTGGATGCTATCATGTCTCGCGATGGACAGGCTGCTGCGGAATGTATGTACAGACATGCTTGCGAAGTTGAAGAGGATTTGATGGAGCTGCTAGCTCATAAATCTCCTGATAGTTAG